AAAAAAGAGCCGCTTAGGCGGCTCTTTCAGACTGCTGACAAACCTCTGATGACAGAAGAAATACCAGACGGCTTGTTAAAGAAAACAGGAAAATCAATTTATTGGTTTTCGGCTGATAACCACCCAGAGGGAAAAACCACGTTTTTTCCCTCTTTTACTGTGCGGGGGGGATTACAGCACGGCAACGATGGCTTCGCACAGCGGCGCCATGTTATCCGGCGTCATGCCCGCCACATTAACGCGACCGGATGCGACGGCGTAAACGCCGAATTCTTCACGCAGGCGCAGCACCTGTTCTTTGGTCAGGCCGCTGAACGAGAACATCCCGTTCTGGTTAATGATGAAGCTGAAGTCGCGGTTGGCACCTTTCTCCTGCAGGGTATTCACAAACAGCTGACGCATACGGTGAATACGCTGGCGCATATCGGTCAGTTCTTGTTCCCACATGGTACGCAGTGCGTCGTTGCTCAGAATAGTCGCCACAACGGATGCACCGTGCGCCGGTGGGTTGGAATAGTTGGCGCGAATAACCGATTTTACCTGGCTGAATGAACGGTCAGCGGTGTCGGCATCGGCAGCAACCAGCGTGAAAGCCCCCACGCGTTCGTTGTACAAACCGAAGTTCTTGGAGTAAGAGCTGGCCACCAGCAGTTCTTTGTGGCTGGCCGCGAAAATACGCAGGCCTTCAGCATCTTCTTCCAGGCCACGAGCAAAGCCCTGGTAAGCAAAGTCAAACAGCGGCAGCCAGCCTTTGGCCAGCGACATCTCTGCCAGCGTTTTCCACTGTTCGGCGGTAGGATCGATCCCGGTTGGGTTATGGCAGCAGCCGTGGAACAGCACTACGTCACCGGCTTCCGCCGCCTGCAGGCTGGCGACCAGACCATCAAAGTCCAGGCTGTGATTTTCCGCATCATAATAGGCGTACTCTTTCACTTCCAGGCCCGCGGAGTTAAACACGCTTTTGTGGTTAGGCCAGCTAGGGTTGCTTACCCAGACGCGTTTTGCCGAGGTGTTTTTCGCCAGGAAATCAGCGGCAACGCGCAGTGCACCGGTCCCGCCTGGGGTTTGTGCCGTACGCGCGCGTTTGTCGGCGATGAGCGGGTTGCTTTTGCCGAACAGCAGCTCTTGCGTGCAACGCCCAAACTCTGGAATACCATCAATGCCCAGATAGTTTTTGGTGGTCTCATTTTCCAGCAGATAAAGCTCAGCTTTCTTCACGCTGGTCAGGACAGGTGTTTTACCGGTCTCATCCTTATAGACCCCGATGCCGAGGTTAATTTTGGTTGGACGGTCGTCGGCACGAAACAGGTCAGCCAGACCAAGAATAGGATCGGCAGGGGCAGCGGTAATGTTCTCAAACATGACGGGTTCCATTAGTGATATCGGGGGAAATCGCTTTCAGGTTAACTGCTGTTTTACGAATTGCCAACCGTTTGCGACAAAAAGAGACGGTTAGCGATAACATCGGGTTTATTCTACTTTTTTTCCATAAAAAAACAGGGCCGAGGCCCTGTTTTTAAACATTTCAGACAAACAAATGGCTGAAATTAGAACTGGTAAACGATACCAACAGCAACGGTGTCGTCTGAACCAACGCCCAGCTTGTTGTTTTTGTCGATCTGGTTGATCTGGTAGTCAACGTAGGTAGACATGTTTTTGTTGAAGTAGTAGGTAGCGCCGAGATCAATGTAGTTGATG
This Klebsiella michiganensis DNA region includes the following protein-coding sequences:
- a CDS encoding aromatic amino acid aminotransferase — its product is MFENITAAPADPILGLADLFRADDRPTKINLGIGVYKDETGKTPVLTSVKKAELYLLENETTKNYLGIDGIPEFGRCTQELLFGKSNPLIADKRARTAQTPGGTGALRVAADFLAKNTSAKRVWVSNPSWPNHKSVFNSAGLEVKEYAYYDAENHSLDFDGLVASLQAAEAGDVVLFHGCCHNPTGIDPTAEQWKTLAEMSLAKGWLPLFDFAYQGFARGLEEDAEGLRIFAASHKELLVASSYSKNFGLYNERVGAFTLVAADADTADRSFSQVKSVIRANYSNPPAHGASVVATILSNDALRTMWEQELTDMRQRIHRMRQLFVNTLQEKGANRDFSFIINQNGMFSFSGLTKEQVLRLREEFGVYAVASGRVNVAGMTPDNMAPLCEAIVAVL